A section of the Humulus lupulus chromosome 2, drHumLupu1.1, whole genome shotgun sequence genome encodes:
- the LOC133820004 gene encoding putative phospholipid:diacylglycerol acyltransferase 2, with amino-acid sequence MQRAEAHFSHGIADNLDDPKYTHYKYWSNPLETKLPHAPDMEIYSLYGVGIPTERSYVYKMSPSSKCKSIPFRIDSSADGQADSCLKNGVYFVDGDESVPVLSAGFMCAKGWRGKTRFNPSGIATYIREYRHKAPSSLLQGRGLESGAHVDIMGNVALIEDVLRVAAGASGKDIGGDRIHSDIMKMSQRINLQL; translated from the exons ATGCAACGGGCCGAGGCTCACTTCTCTCATGGAATAGCTGATAATCTTGATGATCCTAAGTACACACACTACAAGTACTGGTCAAATCCACTTGAAACCAA GTTACCTCATGCTCCTGATATGGAGATTTACTCTCTCTATGGAGTTGGAATCCCTACAGAAAGATCATACGTGTATAAAATGTCTCCTTCAAGCAAGTGCAAGAGCATTCCATTTCGAATAGATAGCTCGGCCGATGGCCAAGCAGACAGCTGCCTAAAGAATGGAGTATACTTTGTGGATGGCGATGAGAGTGTTCCGGTTTTGAGTGCAGGCTTCATGTGTGCCAAAGGGTGGCGAGGAAAGACTAGATTCAACCCGTCCGGCATAGCTACTTACATAAGAGAGTACCGACACAAAGCGCCATCGAGCCTGCTGCAGGGCAGGGGTTTGGAGAGTGGTGCACATGTTGACATCATGGGAAATGTTGCTTTGATTGAAGATGTTTTGAGGGTGGCTGCTGGAGCCAGTGGCAAAGATATTGGAGGCGACCGCATACATTCGGATATCATGAAAATGTCTCAGAGAATAAATCTTCAGCTGTGA